TTTAAGACAAAGTAAGCTGAATACGCTGACCATACTGCGCATCCAGGTGGGGCATCCTGTTCTCCCATCCGTCAGACTTCACCCCTGTCTGCACTACAGAGCTGGGTACGATGGCCAAAATGATGCCCGACTTCGAAAAGGCCAACGTCAAGGTCGCGGGACTGTCTTGCAGTTCCCTCGAATCGCACTTCGGATGGATAAAGGCATGTTGAATCTTTGTTTTTGTTAAACAAGAGTGCGAGTACCTACGGAACCCAGCTAACTTGCTCAAGGTGAACCTCTTGACTATACCGCTAGGACATCCAAGCCTTCCACGGTCTGAAAGGAGACTTCCCATTTCCAATGATTGCGGACGAGTCTCGAGAACTGGCCGTCAAGCTGGGCATGGTGGACCCCGTGGACAAGGACAGCGAAGGGATACCTCTCACCTGCAGAGCGGCGAGTATCCTTACGAAGGGTCTTTAGTTCCTGAAGTATAGCCAGCTAGCGCTAGGACCCGCAGACATTTCGAACAGGAAGTCGTCGTTGGAATGTTCGACATAAGGGCGGCTTCTAGCTTAAAGGTTTTCATTCTACATGCGGTCACTGGATCCCTGGATTGCGTCCTTGCCAGGCTGCACGGTCACTCTTTATCAGTGGCGTCACTATAGGGCATGCGTTATCCGGTGCAGGAGCTCCTTTTAAACACCCCTTCAATaatcaatagacctctacccgagaaacgtcatcatgacgttggtagacagactgaagccgaaacaaaccggaaggggagggctgggttccacgaatggacacttgttcgctgcctcctattgaaagaaaagtaggaccgaaggtcgcgtccctttcagggaccatcgtgatcccctcaagaccgtggctttcgggcgtgaccttgttcacccatagcttcgagcgtagttcaactctaccaaattggtggcgctgtcgaacattatgacgtgaTTTGTTTACAGatagggagaggtctattcctttCCATACCAGGGGAGACACGATAAATAGCAATATCATACGACACGCAGACGACAAATCACTTGCTCGCAGTCTGGTGTCAACAGTTTGGTGTCATCGCGCCGCAGAGAGGTAGAGGGAGCGGTGGTAttggtgcggcgcgtcaccTGATTCTGTTGCGTCACTCGGTGCGGGCTGTACACCTACCACTCCCCTACTGACGCCACTAGTCTTTGTTACGCCTGATTTCTTTCTTCGTTAATAGGCATAAGGGATGAAAGGATTGCCGCGTCACCTCCTATCAGAGCATTAATAGAATATGAGCATTCTTGTAGTCACTGAGCGAAAAGGCTGAAAGTTTTAAGACCAATTTGCTTGACAACGCTTCTTCTGCCTAGCAGGTATTCATAGTGGGACCTGAGAAGAAACTCATGCTGTCGATGCTGTATCCCGCCACTACAGGACGGGACTTTAGGTGGGTCTCCTCGAGGGCAATTTCATCGTGCGCCAACTATCGCCAAAACGATGGAGAAGTTTTTGTTGGATGCGGCCATATACAGCGTTCGTCCTTCGCTGATGTTGCCCGTGATGACAGACGGCAAACTTTCCCAATTAAATATATAGAAGTCGCACAAGCAAGGAACGACGTAAAATGACGTGCACAAGCAGGACCAACTAGCGGCCGTTCATTAGACAAAGATACCAGAGGACTGTGCTAAAGTGACAAACGTTAATAGCCCTGGTGCAATTTCTTGTGGACATCGTGTCATATGCTAGCAGATATACCTTTCCATTTGTTCTTACGCACACGCGAACACATAAACATAACATTCGTGTGAGCAAACACTGATGCCAGCACGTTGGCTGTGTTCGTTGTGCTCAGACGTCATCGGAAaatcatcattgtcatcattatcatcacttGAACCTTCCTGAGATATCTTCACTGAGTGCTAATTTCTCATTTTGTAGCGAAATCCTCAGGGCAGTAAAATCTCTGCAGCTGACGGTGACAAAGAAAGTGGCAACTCCCGCAAACTGGCAGGTAATCCAGTCTTCATATTACTATGCCCGCCATATTACTTCATATTacttacttattattattactcaTATTACTATGCCCGCCATAATATTACGAAGCGACAGCTTTTTTTGAGCCAATCACGCGTATAGGTCCGTCAGTGACGTGCCACGTGACAGTATACTGCGACGTGGCCTCCACGACATGGTCAATGCCACGTGATCACCAGACTGTGTTCGCGGTACGTCAAGAATTTGCTGCCAACGATGGCCCTGTACAGCTGCCGCAAAGAAACCACTCAAAAGTTTTTCCCTCTATATAGTTGTGGCCAGACATAGGCCTTTCACATTTGTCACTCAGGTGACCTGTATCTGTGCCATAGTCTCTGTAATGAAACGCGTTTGGCACGTAACGCGCGAAGACTGAACCGATCTTTTTTAGAAcatattttctatgtacatTTTCAGCCTGGTGGTCCATGCATGGTGATACCTGCAGTAAAGGACGAGGAAATTCCTTTGCTCTTCCCTAAAGGAGTCACTGTGTACAACGTCCCTTCTGGAAAGAGATACCTTCGGATGACGCCCCAGCCGGATGAAGATTAGTACCTGTTGCATAGGGTACTGCATAGAAGAAGACCTCTTGTATGATTAGTTTGCTagaaacgagagaaaaaaaaagataaataatGCCTGTTACATTTAACGTTCATTGAGGACCCACCTGCTGCATTACAAGGGATACATATCCAAAAACGGACACCgggagcagaaaaaaaaaaggtagttCACATTCATTATTCATGGTTCACTAGTTATTCCGTACAGATATTATGTTTATTCAATTAATGTGCACGTTCAGCATTCCGCACTACATCCAAGTACACTGCAAGAGACGACGTGCTGAATGTGCGTTAGCAGAACGCTTAGAAGTGGGCTAATGCGAAATGCGTGCTCATACACGCGTAGCTTGCTGGTTATGAACTTATATGATCCACACGATCCTTTCGTGTCAAAGGAGGATGAGCACCCCAACTGCACAGTCTTACGGCTTGCCGCCTCTTCTTACCAATAATTCGTGATTAAGCGTATTATTAAGCGTGGCAAGCAACAAGTAACCCTGTGGTCTTGCTCTATCCAGTCCAATAAAGATGTATCCCTCAACAGGGAAACGCAAAGCGAACAGAATTTCTGCAGCTCACGACTATGACAATGGGGATTGATACACATCACGCCCAAAAGCCCTGATGTTGGACGTGGCACGGCATAGCAGTCGCCTTTCCCGGTGAACTCTTTTACGTCAAGTACGTCGCAGATATGGGGCATGCAATTCTGCCTGCCCTGGGtaagcaacgtttgagtggggaAAGTGCGGTTAGCCTGGTCTATATGTTGGCACAGCTGGGTGCACCGAGGGGAAAAGAGAGGGATGAAAGAGGAGGGGAAGACGATGGTGGTgcaggagagggagaggagtgtgcagtccctcttgctctgggaagAGCTTGACAACGACACAATCAGCAATGAAACTTCGAGAGGTCTTGACATCCATCGCACAACAGACGCGTTTGAATAGCCGTTCGTTCGTCAAACAGCGTTCAGTGCAGGGAAAACGCGATGTCTACTAAATGTTTATAGACAAGCACACGATGGCCTACAAAGCAAGCCAGAAAGCCACCGGAATTTTGTTTTCAGTCGCACGCCTCTCGCTTCCTCTAAGTGAGCCGCGTGGAAACCAATATTACACTTTGAAATTGTGTCACTTAATTGAAAATCAAAAAGACACAATAAAGCAGTGCTCTTTGTGGGGAAAAATATCTCGAAGTGAGTTTTATTACGCGTCACTGGATGATGGTATATGGCATGATGGATGATGGTATGGCATGTGTCTGAAGGTGTTGCTGTAGCCTGTGTCCTCGTCCCACTTTACGGCGTCATCGTGGACCGCAAGTAGACCACCAGATTTCCTCCCGCATATCTATTTGTGGTGATTTTAATGCCACAGGGACGCTGGATCGGCAGCTTTTAGACTTTTCGATGTCGCCAGCATTGAACATAATTCGACGTCATGCAAATAATGCTAAAAGTCAAAGCCGAATATAGGCCGTATACACCTGTACCATAGCACCACAACCAGTTCTTTCCTAAAGTTCATGCACTACGTAGACTTCAGCAGCCACCGACAGAGGCGTttgtttagttttttttttactttcctcCTATTTTGAAGATACATGGTTCACTTTCTACAAATATACAGAGTAGGTGTAATAGCAACATAACACACTTATGTACAATATCTACTTTCTGCTAGCGAAACTAGCGACACAAGCAAT
This genomic stretch from Ornithodoros turicata isolate Travis chromosome 9, ASM3712646v1, whole genome shotgun sequence harbors:
- the LOC135369491 gene encoding peroxiredoxin-6-like, with the protein product MVNLGDEFPNFEVNTTKGKLDLHAYFGKSWGILFSHPSDFTPVCTTELGTMAKMMPDFEKANVKVAGLSCSSLESHFGWIKDIQAFHGLKGDFPFPMIADESRELAVKLGMVDPVDKDSEGIPLTCRAVFIVGPEKKLMLSMLYPATTGRDFSEILRAVKSLQLTVTKKVATPANWQPGGPCMVIPAVKDEEIPLLFPKGVTVYNVPSGKRYLRMTPQPDED